The Nitrospira sp. genome contains a region encoding:
- a CDS encoding WD40 repeat domain-containing protein, translating into MTVQIVTRNMLIAVTAAVLAIGLAELASPLLFIIWERDLAMAGERPSEETKPPTWTIKHRLHHDSGVTTVAMSPNGREVSAGGILSPTISVWDVRTGAPLRVLKGLKGSTQALAYSPDGRFFAVGRGMITLADTCVFVFQAGTDTILQRLQPPPIVTRDAPKGVGMVESLQYSPDSQSLAVGFQGGAIGIYETATGRLTQAVRLSTHLQGPVVFSPHGNILVLGQWEREKGELFEHYIIQLLDVGSGEVVKTLLGHTGAITALAFTSDGKFLASGTSTGTERGSLDQKTNEMVKKRNGDPIRIWNLETGSIVRELIGHVGEVQSLVFLENERFLVSASQDRTIKIWNMAGGELVTTLTGHDGLIDSMVLSQDRRYLISGGGGSEVKIWEQHK; encoded by the coding sequence ATGACAGTGCAGATTGTTACTCGCAATATGTTGATCGCCGTGACTGCGGCCGTGCTGGCGATTGGACTTGCGGAGCTCGCAAGTCCATTACTTTTCATCATTTGGGAAAGGGATCTTGCCATGGCGGGTGAGCGCCCCTCAGAGGAAACGAAACCTCCAACGTGGACCATCAAACATCGGCTGCACCATGACTCGGGAGTCACAACAGTGGCCATGAGCCCGAACGGACGGGAGGTCTCAGCCGGCGGCATTCTGAGTCCGACGATCAGCGTATGGGATGTCAGAACAGGTGCTCCGCTCCGTGTGCTGAAAGGGCTGAAGGGTAGCACGCAAGCCCTGGCCTATAGCCCAGATGGACGATTCTTCGCCGTCGGTCGCGGCATGATTACGTTGGCAGATACCTGTGTATTTGTCTTCCAAGCCGGAACCGATACGATTCTCCAACGGCTCCAGCCGCCGCCCATCGTAACGCGTGATGCTCCCAAGGGGGTCGGAATGGTGGAGTCTCTGCAATACAGTCCAGATAGTCAGTCCCTGGCAGTGGGATTCCAAGGTGGAGCGATCGGTATCTATGAAACGGCCACCGGACGATTGACACAGGCCGTTCGACTGTCGACTCACCTCCAGGGGCCGGTTGTCTTTAGCCCGCACGGGAACATCCTCGTGTTAGGGCAGTGGGAAAGGGAGAAGGGTGAGTTGTTTGAACACTACATAATTCAACTTCTTGATGTAGGCAGTGGCGAAGTGGTGAAGACATTACTTGGACATACTGGCGCAATTACGGCGTTAGCTTTCACTTCCGATGGGAAGTTCCTAGCTTCTGGAACGAGCACTGGAACAGAACGAGGTAGCTTAGATCAGAAGACAAACGAGATGGTGAAAAAACGGAATGGTGATCCTATTCGAATTTGGAATCTTGAGACTGGTTCGATAGTCAGAGAGTTGATCGGGCATGTGGGTGAGGTCCAATCTCTGGTGTTTCTAGAAAACGAGCGCTTTCTAGTTTCAGCAAGTCAAGACAGGACGATCAAGATATGGAACATGGCAGGAGGGGAGTTGGTGACGACTCTGACAGGCCATGATGGGCTAATAGATTCTATGGTTCTCAGCCAAGATCGAAGATACCTAATTTCTGGCGGAGGCGGGTCGGAAGTAAAGATTTGGGAACAACATAAATAG